The following DNA comes from Watersipora subatra chromosome 8, tzWatSuba1.1, whole genome shotgun sequence.
GTTGTCAACATATACACCTTATGGTGCCTTAATCATAGTTCATACAATTTGCTCTACTTCTAGAAGTACAAATAAAGGAAAACTGAAAAACAAAACATTCTCAAAACTATTTGGTATCAGGGGTCAGGAAACTCACAATATTATCAATGCAGGAATCACAAACTGTTCATACGGAGtttcatgttttaaaaaataatgaaatttgAAGTAAACTTCTAATATGCATTATGTAATGCTCTGAAACATTGACCAGCCATACAAAATCTAGCTTAGCTAATTCAGTATAACAACTACTTTaagtcatttttaaatattcatcTTGGTTTTATTATAGGGAGTTTAAAACAAGGTAAATTAACTTTGTGGCTGGTAGTAGGAGaaaatatagtttaatataataatgtatgcAATTTCTTATGGTAAAATCAACAATcaataaatgcaaaaaataaaataatctctTTTTAAAACGTGAATgtcaaaaactttattttaatacaatatactgtataataaacTGAACTTCAAAGgaataaatattatttcatcTCAGTTGTCTACGATTTGTCTGGAAACATTTTCATCATTTCTAACATTGTTAAACTTTGGTGAGtattaacagcattaacagATGAACAAGCGAGGCTTTTAGTTTTCAGGTACTTGTTGTATCCATGTCAACTATTTAGATCCAGCACGAAGTCAgtttaaacttttaactaaaacaacTTTTCGTGACTTTAGATctacaactgtctatgtaaaagcaaaatctgttttttccagaacccacaagcttttaaattatttgtttgcTTAACAACTGATATAGTATGTAGGTAAGGAGATTATAGGTGTAGCGCTACTTGATCCAACTTTAAATCTGCAAAGCATTTGGTTGCTGTTGTCATAGATTGAGTGGGTACCTGTAAGAAAACCCTGAAAACAGTTTTGTTTTCTTCGTTGTCATAAATGTGTTTGCTTGTCTCTTTCTCAATATGTTATGAGATGACACTCGGTTTTGACTGCCGATCCTGCATTTTGTAAATACTGACTAATTACAAGGAGTGTTAGATCCTTGCAACAGGAGAAATCCAGCATCTCTTAAATTTTGGAATCCCAAGTTTTCGGACCTCTTGACGCAATCAATAGCTAACAAAGAAAGATCCACTTGGAATGGGTGAAACATGGCTGTAGCTGCATTTAGTTTTGCCACTGGGTTTTAATTAAGCAGAAAAATGAATAATTGAATGAGagaataatgaaaaaaaaatacaaaaaaagaaTTGTAATATGTGacttgtattatataattatttaggTCTTCTCATCATTTGCAAACTTGATCTGCTTGCTTGCGGCTCTGACAAACACAAAAAGTGAAAGTCAAGGAGTGGTGAAATGGCTGGAGTATTACATTGAAAATGTAGTTCTCAGCGATATTATCACTTACACACCTCTTACCGTTGATAGCTGGATTAAGAAGCAAGGAGGCTGGGTAGGTATCACAAGCTATCACGTTGTATGCAGTTAAGCTGACCATTAAGTAATGCTTGAGCCAAAATCTATTGTAAGCGAAGTATGGTAtgcaaataattgaaaataaaaacaaaaaattgagtATTCTAATAACACAAGTTGATATAACATCTCAACTTGTGTTTTTatgtaacaattattttttgctGGAACAATTTGGAGGTAAGGAGATATGTTTACTTTCCTAATCTTAACCTTAGTGCTCCAAGTCAGCTGCAAAGGAATGCCTGGATTATGTCTTTAGATTATATTGTTAAACATCAGACAGAAAATACTTTATTGAGTACGATTTTGTCTATTTTCCAATTTCTCTAAGCAATGCAAAAGTGTTTTCTTTTACTTTCTGCTTCAGGATGATTTCCTAAAAAAGGAGTCACTGTGTAGGGAGTGCGACAAAAGCAGAAGATTAGGGTTTGCTCAAAGCTGCCCTTCATGTAGCCAGCTGGATGACAATCATAGTTTACTGGATTCGTAATGGAGACATTTAAAGGCTTTCTAACAGACTTAAGAACCAGAAAGTACTTACAACCTACCAGAAAACTTCTCATGATCaagaaaatagttttataaaaatagtaTCCCtttaaaatgtaactttcctaTTAATAAAAACCTGAGCCAAAGGTAGAAATCTCACTCATGTGGGTTACTTGTTATGTAGTTGAAAGTTTCCTCTTTAAGTTACCGGTGTAACATAGACATTGTTATTACGTAGTAAGATCATAGTTAGTAATTATGGCATTAGATCTTGCTCTTCCATATTTGTTATTGGTTTAAATATTATGTAGAGCTCACACTTGACGGATTAATACTGCACTGGTATGCAATGgttagtttattttttgtttgtaatcAATCGTAGCTTTGCAATAGTTCTGGGCACGAGTATATCTTGGCCTCTTGGGTTTTTTGAGTATTAGGTTTGTTGATACTGGTTTTACGTCTAAGATTTCTAAACATCAGGCATATTttgaaatttacaatgcaattataattccatcaactaatttattatttgttactgTTTATATCAACCGACATTCgtgctcgcagcgttaacaggtgggTTGTTAAACAGTACTTAGACCAAGACAATAGACCAAGTTTTTGTTCCCTTTAGTCAacagatacatgtacaaaacttagaactcgcaagtcaaaactTAAACCCGCAGGATCGAAATActcaaaatctctattacccgagactcaagaaaatataaacccgcgagttcaactaATATTATTTCCTGTGCCGGACACTACTTTGTAAGCTATTATTATGCAGTACATGCTATTTTACCTATGTTGATATAATGGCATTTGTGAACCATTCTATCTTCATTAAATCCTATACGAATAACAGTACTAGTATGGAGTTTCCTACATGGATTAGCCAGCTAGAATAAATAGCAAACTGTTAAAATTAGGCAAATCGGAAGCCTTCGAACCATTTTTTGAATAAACTGGAATTTATATTATACCAGCAGCTGTTTGATGCTGTGAGGCTGTGAAGGATGACTAAACAAAGCTGAAGAGGTTAGTAACTGCATTTATCATTAACTGTTACCGCTGGTACTCACAGCTGCATGACAGAGTATTACATGGTGAAATAAATGTAGATGTGTTCAGCAGATTTATGCAGGCTGGTTGAATCAAAGGGTCAAACGACTCTTAAAATCTTAAGTTTAGTTCTCTTGTAGCGGGGTTATTGGACATTGTGGCATTCCTGCAAAAGCGACGCTTGTTGTAAAAGAAAAGGGTTTGGATGTAATAGTGACCGTAGCCAGATCAGTGTATTCTATCATTTCTAGATCTAGCTCAGCctattacatgtatgtgcagTCTTTTCAAACATTAGTTGACAATTAGGAGGACTGCAGgctgtcataccttttaaagaAATGACCATGTTTCTCGAAAATGCCCTACGGTGAGACAAGCgtatgaaaaaataaataattttgatgtttccattgtaacctGTTGGGCTATGAGATTAACTAATGTTCCTCAATATTCTAGGAAAACAAGAGTGGATTAATGCCTGCGCCGAGTGTTCACCCAGCCAATGTGGGAAATTAATCAAAGTAACCACTTCTAAAATCAATGTAGAGCATATGTGATAAATAACTTGGGCAGAGAGAAATAAAACAGCGAAGCTTAGCAATGAATTAATAAAGAGTAGTTAAAACCACATAATGAGAGCATGCATCGTGAGGTATTGTATGAGGGTGTAATTCCAACTACGGCTGTTTTACCAAGTACCAAGAATAGCAAATTCAAACATGTCATAGACTTTTCAGATGTGTCATGAACTTGTCAAACTTGTTGTATACCGGTCAGAGCTGTCACAGCCTTGTCATAGCTGACAGAGACTTGACTTGTCAGACATTTCGTGGACTTGACAGACCTGTCACAGACTTTTCAAAGCTGTCTTGAATTTGTCAGCCCTGTCTTAAACTTTTCAGTCTTGTCAAGGACTTATCATCAGACCTGTCATAGACATGTCAGACCTTGTATGGACTTGTCAGATCTGTCATAGACTTGTCAGATCTGTCATAAACTTGTCAGAGCTGTCATAAACTTGTCAGACCTGTCATAGACTATAGTCGTGATTTGAATAAGCATGCAACTAGTAATCTAGGAAACACTGCTCCTTGGATGTTTTTATTACACAATGCAAACACCAAATGTTCAAAGCATTGTTTCTTGTGATGTTCATCTAAACTTATACCAGATTGGAGACTAAGTGTTTGTAAAGTCAAGTTCAGCGAAATGCACTTATGTCTGGAAAACTAGTAACATTGCTcacatcatctcaaacatctttcAAATCAAAGTTAATAGAATCGCATGACACTTAGGAGTTGTTAGGCTTTGTTAGCGGCATGTGACTGAGAGGCCACCAGCTTACGCTTATTCTGAGATTTACGATAATAAACACCTAAACTTGTAAGTTCTAAACGTAAATTCTTCAGACATTGACATTGATGCCAATGATGACAACCTTGCTCTGTCTGAGACAGACCATCAATTCAAAATTGTAAAATACACTCATGGTTTGCAAACTTGTGTATGCCATGACATTTTGTTGCTCTAGAGATTTGGGACACACAAAGTTGAGAGTTATTATACCTTAAGTTTATGGTGTAATATAGACATTGTTATTACATAGTAAGAACATCAGTAATTATGGCATTAGATATTGTTCCTCCTTTAATCTTGATTAGTTTAAAAATTATGTACAGCTCTCATTTGTCTGATTGACACTGAACTGTTATGTAATGATTAgttttatttcagtttattaacatattttCATGGTAAAGCTGGATGTTACCTTTGTAAGCAATTATTACACAGCACAGTAATCAATCAATAATCTGTAATATGTAATCTATTCCATCAAAGATTACAAAATAATTGATTGCCTAGTTTACAAATGGTCTTACTAGGACAAGATATTGTTGTTACCATCAAAACATATAGTTTTGCAATAGTAACATATAGCTTCATTATGCTTACATGTAGTTTGGGGTGGTAATTTGTATAAGAATAGTCGTAGCATGCAACTTAGTTTTGTACGTACAAGTAACTAAAGTGAATGTGTCAGTCTCATTTTGTTCGTAGCGTAGAGTGTGACTTTTATAACTGACACTAAAACTTACCAAGGTAGAATTTAGTACAACAGGGTTTTTTGGTTAATAAAAGTCGATGTGACAAAGTCTTATACATTCTTTATCAATATGTAACAATCAACAATAATAAGTTTGATGCTCTGcttaaatcataaaaaaaaatttctatatACAGTAGAATCTCGGTTCCCAAACATAATCCATTctagaaggttgttcgaaaactgagttgtttgatatttgaaacattttttgcattaaaacaatattatgtaaattttaatccgttccaagtgagaaaacaacttaagtaaaacattttttcaactgTACTTTATACTGCTTACTATAAATAAAagcgggtagatatagatcatgtttaatTTCAATAAAAGTTTTCGATTTATggtgataaaaaaataaacattttgtatgttttgatcttaaaacagcaaaaacattaaaggttatgATACAATGTCAAagattgcagaaattgataatgatacAGCAAAAAAATTCAACAGGTCAGTTACACCAGAAAACATAAGaaaaggaaaatataaacagcagtggcatgtttactttacatctttgaAGGTTACGTCTTTAAGGAGAATCATCTTCCAAAACAGTTTAGGGTGACTCGGCTGGAGGTTATTTCCCTAGAGAATCTCTTTGGTAGATGATACGTCTTtccagatggttcctcccttttgtaaagaatttatgaaaccTGAAATTTGTCTTCGTTGGTTTACGAATGTATTCATGCTGTTTCTGGAGCTGTTCCAActtcaatgcgcatgctccgatTTGGTTAAAAACCGactttatgttcgagatcctagaccatcaaattttaaaacttttggcCTTAAACCGAATTGCTTGAGAGCCGAAgcattcgagaaccgaggttctactgtatatgTGTTTCAAAGTTTGTTTGTCGGGATATTTGtaagtttgtccagctatagctattgaaaccTTGGAGTTAGAATTATGCATtctgatgaatttgaactcacgagAATGCAACCAGAAGTTGCAAATCACGCgattaaccactgagctatacagtctttagttttatatcacttctatcatatactgtatagcaaaTGCGCACACATACGGTACCAAAGTGAAGGCCAAATTTACACTTTTggttattaactaatattactttTTGCAATTGTTGTCTAAAATTGttctaaaactaattttttgctagTATACCTGTTTTCTTAATGTGTAATTTTATATGTCCCGTTTTAACTTCAAATGTGtgttacaataattattatatttccAGTTTTTGTAAGGTTTGATTACTGAATTGgtaggctaatacttttcagaCAGAAAATGGTATTATTTCAAGTAAGAATAGCCTCTACGTTCTCTCCATTCGGTCAAAGTACCAGCTaaagacagtctgatatctcatttatatatttgtaccaCTATTatgaggtaccagtatcattaTCAAAGTTTAACAATGAAACAAtaaactttttatacacacacagtTCTATGAACTAATTTTTATCATCAactcaggatttttattttgttttctcactgCTTATTGattgtatcattactaaatcatcttttattgtaatcgtaacaaaacagacttaatttagctattattcGCTAAATATTtcccatttacatttaaacactttaataatggttttattttgtttcttaatttatttgacttgcacaaaacattcTTCTCgggatataaagtttaaaagtcacagttgtttacaaagttttcaaacttttacggttgtttatattttttctcctaatttatttaaactgcacaaaacacttttctcatgatttgAAGTTGAAAAGTTAGAGCGATAACTCTTGTTGTGTGATAAATAAATTATCTGTGCAAAGACCTTTGTTACTCATTCAGCTAGTAAATATACAATTtttagtgtttgtttgtctgtcggttgtgtgtccagttatagtgataaagttttagaatCAATAAAGCTATTTTGCATAGGCTTGCAAATCAAAATCTTTGAGTCTGCAGACTAGCATGTTATCTACCAGGCAAATGAGCTACAATAACAAACAATGGATTAAATATAATCATACTCATTACACCGATTCCAAAacgcatgcttgaaacacttaCAAAAATGCTATTGATTACTACTAATATGCTTGAAAACCATGATTGATTGCGTGATTACGCCCGGGTCACGCAAGTTAGTTTACTAGCTAACAAGTAAATTATAGCTAGTTTCAGTTCCTATGTTAAGTTACACAAATTCCATGGGTAAAGAAAATTAGACAATGGCAACCAAattatctgccactgtttataagctgactagctgcattacccgtgttcgagaacagatttacgtaaagcaatagttttattaagagttgtctttcgAACTgtgaaacaactccaaatatggaatccactgaaatttttgtgctgaccTGACTGCATACAAATATTCAGTTGTAcgtgtcaataatgttggataAACCAAttgaaatatgcaatgtgttttacagctagtctacaatgcatcagtctcgaaccactcaaatcggaattgtcctaattttgtacacagaactgataatgaaaatgacattgctaggcaaactgaagttcttcaaactggcagtattaaaaagttttacatattttaacttacatattttaaaaaattctaaaaaatattttcctattgcactgcttaactaccaccagcatttattgaattgagacttatacatgcttgaaacactaatcatgattcaccagttcttcgtctattgCCTGTGTTAgcacatggtatatacaaactgtgcagcagtaatgtggtcgtGTTGATAAAGTTtcttatcaataaaatctactgtataaactacatatttgGCCTGTCACCTattcaacgtaaggcattacatctggagcatttttggacattcgtcccataggaAAAATTCGGCCCTTTGCTGTGTTgaaggactgtagtcaagtgcaaagttttctgtccatacatgGCGcttggtagcagctgctgtagttagtgtatctcgctgttgtcgctgTTTCATCTGCTaagaaaattcagctcgccgagcagctttGTAGCTactgcatcatgttcttgtcgccgctgcatctgctcggaagTTTATGCACGTCTGGCCAACTGCACTGAGCCgattgagtcgctgctgggtcggttcagtagtctctgcacttctagcggctgcagcatctattctggcccgCTCtcaatgtacctgtgtttgttcagcggtttctgctcttctagcagctactattctgtttcgttgtaggcatagctgtgtttgctcttcagtttctgcacttctagcagatgcagtagcagttccgctTCGTTGTgggcatagctgtgtttgctacgcagtttctgcttgtctagctgctgctttgcgaattcggtctctttctctatggGAAtaaatctgttcttgcgtttgggcagtagccTTTTTGAAAGGCATTGCACTGCTTCAAgtatttctaaaattgaatgagatggtgtgctttttttgtaatatacactgctcgctttcttctcacagTCGCCTAttgcaacgctcggagtgcccatgcaagttctgtagtagctgtagttctgtagtactcgtagctggaaaaaaagtaaaagtaacttagctgcggaaggaaatgaacatgtttacaatCACAAACAATGGCAAATCTAACgatttcaaccctttcactgaagtagactcattcatgcgctttctatggtcgaccgccgtaaacACATTTGTGCGACTTTACCAGCAGTTGCTAGCAActgtattttattattcgttgataacataaccattgatctttaggacttttatagtagtgacagtgttgtccaaagatttctctatagaatttgcctaaaatttagttttaaatctttgtttgagaatttccaacttaaactTTTCCAGCAAACGAAGAGTTTTGGTGCGAGTTCGTTTACTGCGTTCGAGTTAAAAAAACcgataactacttatgttgaggacatagctaattcagattttttgtgattacacagataattaaaatgcacaaagtatagatacaacgaattttttgtataccagtgcttgttaacatgttggcaaaatgaaacaCATAACCTAAACAAAcgttatagatggagtttgaaattgaaaaaaatattgtatacatattaagcaacaTCGgaaaaatggctggcagtaggccgatagctaaatttgtacacggacgcaaatgaaagggttatgtagtggaaaggtggcaattcatagaaaatacaacattgattaagaagtACTTAGCTTTttaatgtagaaatttagtaggtgagaactgcgttttccagtgaccgcaagaaaccaacgttcgcgtgaccttctcagtacatgttggcagtaaatattaatcgcatataaattactactcattaattaattttatttaatgatgattagtacatttttatagctgtataggccgcCAAACTCAGGATGGTACtctttaacacggcagcaattttgctgtttcaaatgCACCAGTGTTGTTGAGCACTGTAAAGAGGcgcgcgctaaccagagatgacgtgttttgtgtaaaaacgatgaataggttatgtatagctTGGCGTGTACTAACCGAAGATTTCCGTTAACACgtcctagatacctagtagcggctaatagtccaaaaattACAGTACTCTATAAGGCAGACACACAATCaagcagacagacaacgattgccgttgaTATAGTAGATTTTGATTGCTcttgcaatgccaggcattcaactAATATAGATACAATTATCTTCAAACAGACGTGTTTTAATAGAAAAATTGCCAATGCTAACGCACACTTTGAAATATAAACAGCCAACATTTAAAAAGCTAAAGTTAACTTCTAGCAAAATTTATTGGAATACTTGAAGTATTGCTAGAACATGCAAAAACCGAGAGATTGTTAAACAGGAACATACTTCACAAATACCATGCTTTGATTTGAAAGATAGATTGCTGTACTGAAATATTTTCCAAGAAAGGTAcagttcaattttaaaaaattttttaataaattttaaatacttttgagaaaaataaaagcTCTAAATCATTTGTGTTCAGTTAATTTAATGATTTCAGTCTTATTGTTGTAGAGGCATTTGTCTAGTTGGCATTGTTGGCACCATGTAGTGAGTTGATGAGAAGGTTTATCATTAAACTGGGCTGGCATATCTTAAAAAAGGTAATTTTCAAATTGTATTTGGTGTCTGAGCTCTTTGACCAAAAGAGTTTTTGCCAATGTAAAAAGTTTTATAAGAATTTAGTAGTGTAGAGAGGCTTATTGATGGCAAAATAACTTGGAATACATTTGAATACAAAAAATTGCTTGCTAGCTGGGCAGGATCTGCTACATGGGCTGTGCTCATCCTCGAGCTCCTCATCCAGCAACAAATGGCTATGAAGGAAACAGTTTGTATCCCGGTCAAGGTCAACTGACTGGGGTTTTATCTAACAACAGCTTTCGCCCACAAGGCTTACCGTCACCATCAGGTTCCCTCTACCCTCCACGATCAGGTTCTTCGTATCCTCCACTACCAGGGTACTCACCGAGCACACCTCCACCAGGTTACCAAATGAGCACACCTCAACCAGGATACCCACCAAGCATGCCTCCATCAGGATACCCACCAAGCTTGCCTCCACCAGGTTACCCACAGAGCACACCTCTACCAGGTTACCCACCGAGCACACTTCCACCAGGTTCAGGATACCCACCAAGCATGCCTCCACCTGGATACCCATCAAACATGCCTCCATCAAGATACCCACCAGTCAGACCACCTCTAGGTAAAATCATAATTTAAATTCGTTAAAAATTCAACTAACGAAGTGAAATGTGACAAACGACCTTAACAAAAATGTTACTGCTAAATCATTCAAATGATGTGCGTACTGCATTATTGACATTCTGCCTAAAGCAATCAAGAACCAGAACTAAATATAGTTGCTATATTGTGATAGTAGCAGAAGTACCAACCATGAGTAATTTACAGTAGTGCCAACTATGAGTAATATAGAGTAGTACCAACTATGAGTAGCATACAGTAGTGCCAACTATGAGtaatatacagtagtaccaACTATGGGtaatatacagtagtaccaACTATGAGtaatatacagtagtaccaACTATGGGTAATATACAGTATTACCAACTATGAGtaatatacagtagtaccaACTGAGAGtaatatacagtagtaccaACTGAGTAATATTCAGTAGTACCAACGATGAGtaatatacagtagtaccaACTATGGGTAATATACAGTATTACCAACTATGAGTAATATACAGTTGTACCAACTATGAGtaatatacagtagtaccaACTATGAGtaatatacagtagtaccaACTATGGGtaatatacagtagtaccaACTATGAGtaatatacagtagtaccaACTGAGAGtaatatacagtagtaccaACTGAGtaatatacagtagtaccaCCTCTGACTAATGTACAAGTGTCATAACTACTGTATGACTAATGTACTCAGGTTTCAGTTATTTTAACAGAATAAGGTGAGATTAAGCTGGATGAGATGCCGAGTACTTATGACCTTGAAAATGATTATTGCAAAACCTTTTGTCAAATAAACAAACCGCCAGCATAATACTATTTCTTATGATAGATTAACTACCTTGGTACACCTAGTAAAACTATGTACGATCACTGTTTCTTCAAAAAATCACATACTCAGAGTGTAAATGTTACCTATTCATGAAATTCTGGAATTATTTCCCAAAATCTTGTTgaaattttagtaaactttataactttttgctttgATACAACTATTTTTAAAGGTTTACCTGGAACAAAGTttaaattacagttatttggtatcaaaagatgcaCCATatattactctgttgtgttgtaggtgcaaaatatgtagaaatgtgattacaaactcttaaaagctcaaaaacgaacagttaatcgcagccatcacgaaaccgccgtagattggaatcaatttatttctctggcgTATTAAAtctatttggttattgttttgacacgtgatgttcttatgtgaattgaaaagccaataaaaaagttcaaaataaaacttctcatagcactagtttatgatcagcacttcgggttttaccgaaaagcccatatcaaatatagatgctcgctactttacagttttatttggGCTTgttctaatcatctagtcgtaatctgatcatgtgacctatacttTCTGCCAAGCAGTGCCAATAATTTTTGCAgaattttttgactatcacaggtaaccaacaggctcaccatgtttatcagaaaatgatatgcactaattcgagctaaggttaaaaaactaaacaattttttgtggtAGGTtttaaaatatcagtgcataaAGTGACAGGATTTCATTGATAATGAAAAAGATGTGTAAGGAATACATACGCAAAAGATGCGTAAGgatacatagttttattgaatgcatgaagtatatttgtgaaaatattttgacaaatgaagttgcaggaaagtgtaaacagaagccatcttgttcaagcACGTCCCATTTAAGCCGtcttggaaagagattctaatctacggaagttccgtgatggcggcgattagctgttcatttttgagcttttaagagcttgttatcacatttccacatatttttgcacctacaactcaacagagtaagacatggtgaatcttttgataccaaataactgtaatgtgaagtttgttgcaagtcaacttttaagatGCTAACCTAATAACGTTAAGAACTTGTGTTACAGTGTCCACTTACTCTTTGGTACTATTTTAGCTAAAACGGTTGTCTCAAATCAGACCAACAGCAATTCACAAGCGATATACAATCTGTTATGATGGTCTCATCTATTTATGTAATTGAGTATTAAAGATTTAGTCCAAAGAGTTTATTGGTTTAATCATATTGTTGAACTGCATTTATTGCCATAAATTATGGCCTACCTGCACTGTTACCTGACCTTACCTGCACCTACCTGCACTGTTACTTGCACTTACCTGCACTGCTAGCTGAGTAATCCACAACTTGATGTACATGGTTTATGCAAAGGCCGTTTGTCTTAGATCTTAACAGCAATGTGGTGTGATGTCTTGCGTTAGCTTTTCTTTTGTCTTGCGAAACCTGATTAGTT
Coding sequences within:
- the LOC137401931 gene encoding nematocyst expressed protein 4-like — protein: MGCAHPRAPHPATNGYEGNSLYPGQGQLTGVLSNNSFRPQGLPSPSGSLYPPRSGSSYPPLPGYSPSTPPPGYQMSTPQPGYPPSMPPSGYPPSLPPPGYPQSTPLPGYPPSTLPPGSGYPPSMPPPGYPSNMPPSRYPPVRPPLGFGQVSPYGYGASPTPYAAPYATPGPAYPPAQQQSGIGDTMLGAAGGLVAGALLADALDMDLL